The uncultured Methanomethylovorans sp. genome contains a region encoding:
- a CDS encoding EFR1 family ferrodoxin (N-terminal region resembles flavodoxins. C-terminal ferrodoxin region binds two 4Fe-4S clusters.) produces the protein MKMESVKLVYFSPTGTTKAVVQGITHGINPGTVELIDITKPDTRKQPLMTSENELLVIGVPVYMGRVPALLNEWLNAIQAHNTPTVCVVVYGNRVYDDALLELKNIVMKCGCIPIACAAYIGEHSFSNSETSIAQGRPDEDDLTHAEVFGQKIREKLQSISSIPQVFDVHVSGTYPYEGVTKLWIVDFIAVSDKCSQCGICAEKCPVGAIDAENSRLIDTDICITCCACIKNCPQSARSMKPGLVKDASVRLHTLYSQRKEPECFI, from the coding sequence ATGAAAATGGAATCTGTGAAATTAGTCTATTTTTCACCTACCGGGACAACAAAAGCGGTTGTTCAGGGCATTACGCATGGTATTAATCCAGGCACCGTGGAATTAATTGATATTACCAAACCAGATACAAGAAAACAACCATTAATGACCTCGGAAAATGAATTGCTTGTTATTGGAGTTCCCGTTTATATGGGGAGAGTGCCGGCATTATTAAATGAATGGCTCAATGCAATTCAAGCTCATAATACCCCCACGGTTTGTGTTGTTGTCTATGGTAATCGTGTATATGATGATGCACTACTCGAACTAAAAAATATTGTAATGAAATGTGGGTGTATTCCCATTGCCTGTGCAGCATATATCGGGGAACACTCATTCTCAAATTCTGAGACATCAATAGCACAAGGACGTCCCGATGAAGATGATTTAACCCATGCAGAAGTATTTGGACAGAAAATACGTGAAAAACTACAATCTATTTCATCAATTCCTCAGGTTTTTGATGTGCATGTGTCTGGCACTTACCCTTATGAAGGAGTTACAAAATTATGGATCGTTGATTTTATCGCAGTCAGTGATAAGTGTTCACAATGTGGGATCTGTGCAGAGAAGTGTCCTGTTGGTGCTATTGATGCAGAAAATTCCCGTTTGATAGATACGGATATATGCATTACATGCTGTGCATGTATCAAAAATTGCCCGCAAAGTGCCAGATCGATGAAACCCGGGCTGGTTAAAGACGCATCAGTGCGTCTCCATACGCTCTATAGCCAGCGAAAGGAGCCTGAATGTTTTATCTGA
- a CDS encoding DUF4256 domain-containing protein — MNCHKGLEWAKVQAKLEVNTEKLWSLNEMERTGGEPDVVVHDDKTDEYIFYDCSAESPKGRRNVCYDREALESRKEHKPENNAIDMAAAIGIELLTEEQYRELQKLGNFDTKTSSWVKTPSTIRKLGGALFADRRYDHVFVYHNSASYYYGVRGFRGSLRV, encoded by the coding sequence ATGAACTGCCATAAAGGTCTTGAATGGGCTAAAGTACAAGCAAAGCTGGAAGTTAATACTGAAAAACTGTGGTCACTCAATGAAATGGAAAGAACTGGCGGTGAACCGGATGTTGTTGTTCATGATGACAAAACGGACGAATACATTTTTTATGATTGTTCAGCTGAAAGTCCTAAAGGCCGCAGAAATGTTTGTTACGACCGTGAAGCGCTGGAGTCAAGGAAAGAACATAAACCAGAAAACAATGCTATTGATATGGCAGCTGCCATAGGCATTGAGCTTTTAACGGAAGAACAATATCGGGAGTTGCAGAAACTTGGAAATTTCGATACAAAAACGTCGAGTTGGGTGAAAACGCCTTCTACTATTAGAAAACTTGGCGGCGCCCTCTTTGCTGATCGTCGCTACGACCACGTCTTCGTGTATCACAACAGTGCATCCTATTACTATGGCGTTAGAGGGTTCCGTGGATCACTAAGGGTCTAA
- a CDS encoding transposase gives MHACVSCEGFPLTIQISSGKEHDRQHFIEVMEDIKVKTDGRPRTRPLEVLADAAYDDTEIRQYLRSRAIKSNIPINTRNSKRKKRGRPTRFDEETYHYRGTIERFFAWLKMGFRKLASRYERLNVVFKGLLDIACFLLCWKKV, from the coding sequence ATCCATGCATGTGTAAGTTGTGAAGGTTTTCCACTTACAATCCAAATATCTTCTGGAAAAGAGCACGATAGACAGCACTTCATTGAAGTTATGGAGGATATTAAGGTTAAGACCGATGGAAGACCAAGGACAAGACCTCTTGAAGTTCTGGCAGACGCTGCGTACGACGATACAGAAATCAGGCAGTACTTAAGGTCCAGAGCTATCAAAAGCAACATACCGATCAATACAAGGAACAGTAAAAGAAAGAAAAGAGGAAGACCTACTCGATTTGATGAAGAAACATATCATTACAGAGGAACTATAGAACGATTCTTTGCATGGTTGAAGATGGGATTTAGAAAATTAGCAAGTAGATATGAACGTCTTAATGTGGTTTTCAAAGGATTGTTAGATATTGCATGTTTCCTGTTGTGTTGGAAAAAGGTGTGA
- a CDS encoding CRISPR-associated protein Cas1: MNKKLPYQKNSVVWNYALLLKTRELVQYLVEKRQVIDFNRPEFTIDKQDSDDIRQKILSISYTDWKTMGFSKGTLHYMKQNAKAEKPFTLNAHVREKLEMREGC, from the coding sequence ATGAATAAGAAATTGCCATATCAAAAGAACTCGGTAGTTTGGAATTATGCATTGTTATTGAAAACTAGAGAGTTAGTTCAATACCTTGTTGAAAAAAGGCAAGTTATTGATTTTAACAGGCCTGAATTTACTATTGATAAACAGGATTCTGATGATATAAGGCAGAAGATACTGAGTATTTCTTATACTGATTGGAAGACCATGGGATTCTCTAAGGGTACATTGCATTATATGAAACAGAATGCTAAGGCTGAGAAGCCGTTTACTTTGAATGCACATGTAAGGGAAAAGTTAGAGATGCGGGAGGGGTGTTAA
- a CDS encoding alpha/beta hydrolase: MEKRHFYISNSKTRIPAILWGKLNKKLLIEVHGNLSNKEDTVISMMAQKAIAKGYQVLSFDLPMHGERLDEGYACVPDNCVSDLLSVYEYAKSFASDIHLFACTIGAYFSLLAYHNFDIKQSLFLSPIVNMERVVHNMMKSFQVSEERLKAEHEIQLPIGQKLEWNYYCYVKENPISFEWKVPTAILYGSDDNLSECEEILEFAARYQATVKVLKHGEHYFHTEQQLQVFDQWADENLL; encoded by the coding sequence ATGGAGAAAAGACATTTTTATATATCAAATAGCAAAACTCGTATTCCTGCCATCCTTTGGGGAAAGTTGAATAAAAAGTTGTTGATTGAAGTTCACGGTAATCTTTCTAATAAAGAGGACACTGTAATTTCCATGATGGCCCAAAAGGCCATTGCAAAAGGTTACCAGGTGTTAAGTTTTGATCTGCCTATGCATGGTGAGCGTTTAGATGAGGGATATGCTTGTGTTCCTGATAATTGCGTCAGTGATTTGCTCAGTGTTTATGAATATGCAAAGTCTTTTGCATCTGATATTCATTTGTTTGCGTGTACCATAGGAGCCTATTTCAGTTTGCTTGCCTATCATAACTTTGACATAAAGCAAAGTTTATTCCTCTCGCCCATCGTCAATATGGAACGCGTTGTACACAATATGATGAAAAGTTTCCAAGTAAGTGAAGAGAGACTAAAAGCAGAGCATGAGATTCAGTTGCCTATTGGGCAGAAATTGGAATGGAATTATTATTGCTATGTGAAAGAAAATCCCATTTCTTTTGAATGGAAAGTACCAACTGCCATTTTGTACGGGTCGGATGATAATCTATCTGAATGTGAGGAAATTTTAGAATTTGCAGCGAGATATCAAGCAACAGTTAAAGTTCTTAAGCATGGGGAGCATTATTTCCATACGGAACAGCAATTGCAGGTGTTTGATCAATGGGCAGACGAAAATCTGCTGTAA
- a CDS encoding IS5 family transposase, with protein sequence MGFKELSDEQWKFIKTFLPPQPITGRKRVDDRKVINGILYVLITGCRWRDLPPSYGSGVTAWRRLKRWSEAGIWDKIMESLRDSAYQKSKFSLDTVCIDSSFIETKKG encoded by the coding sequence ATGGGTTTTAAAGAACTCTCTGATGAACAATGGAAGTTTATTAAAACATTCCTGCCTCCACAACCAATAACCGGGAGAAAGAGAGTTGATGACCGTAAGGTCATCAACGGTATTCTCTATGTCCTGATAACAGGTTGCAGATGGCGAGATCTGCCACCTTCTTATGGTTCTGGAGTTACAGCTTGGCGAAGATTGAAAAGGTGGTCAGAAGCAGGGATATGGGACAAGATAATGGAATCCCTTCGGGATTCCGCTTACCAGAAAAGTAAGTTCTCATTGGATACAGTGTGTATCGATAGCAGTTTCATCGAAACTAAAAAAGGGTAG
- a CDS encoding SIMPL domain-containing protein gives MSQENKNDKSNFAIIALSVVLVVMSFTIYAISQSGSEQNAADTITMSGYAEEKVVPDTAALSIGVVVQADTAKDASDQNAALMSTVVAELKALGLEDREIQTSYLSVYPVYNYDKEQTITGYSASNSVQVTTTKIGNLSQIIDRATAAGANQIGSISFSVSDDRQKQLREDLMNEAVADASSKANGLAGSLGLKVTGVQTASISGNDNSRVSYTVAETAMGTGTGQVSTPIEPGESTVSMSVQVTYYIG, from the coding sequence ATGTCACAGGAAAATAAAAACGATAAATCCAATTTCGCTATCATTGCATTATCAGTTGTCTTGGTGGTGATGTCGTTTACGATATACGCCATCTCGCAGAGTGGGTCGGAACAGAATGCAGCAGACACAATAACTATGAGCGGGTACGCCGAAGAGAAAGTCGTGCCTGACACAGCCGCCTTAAGCATAGGTGTCGTGGTCCAGGCTGACACTGCAAAGGACGCATCCGATCAGAACGCAGCTCTCATGAGCACTGTTGTCGCAGAACTCAAAGCACTGGGTCTGGAGGACAGGGAAATACAGACATCCTATTTATCCGTGTACCCGGTCTACAACTATGACAAGGAACAGACCATTACAGGTTACTCCGCATCCAACAGTGTGCAGGTCACAACCACAAAGATCGGCAACCTGAGCCAGATCATCGACAGGGCAACAGCCGCAGGAGCCAATCAGATCGGAAGCATCTCCTTCTCAGTATCTGATGACAGGCAGAAACAGCTCCGTGAAGACCTCATGAACGAAGCCGTAGCCGATGCATCATCAAAGGCTAATGGCCTCGCCGGCAGCCTGGGTCTTAAGGTCACAGGTGTGCAGACAGCATCCATATCTGGGAATGATAACTCCAGGGTCTCCTACACAGTGGCAGAAACAGCAATGGGTACAGGGACGGGACAGGTTTCCACACCAATTGAGCCGGGAGAGTCCACAGTTTCAATGTCAGTACAGGTCACATACTACATTGGATAA
- a CDS encoding TetR/AcrR family transcriptional regulator: protein MGIVDRRQREKEQRKTEIIDAAESLFFSRSYEDVSMDEIAREVELNKATIYLYFKNKETLFATIVLRGIQILKEKYTECMEKQVPGIVKVALMGQAYYQFSQEYPDYLRMIHFYGSEHFSKENPCTAEIGKGYGTCRMILRDAIQEGIDDGTIRVDLDPFLTSMYLMISFMGILSMENKWKLVIEAEGFSYEQYTREFFRFITTAISSGEKSHSMDLKDFTSFGFFLTEPVAPEKKKRK, encoded by the coding sequence ATGGGAATCGTCGATAGAAGACAACGAGAAAAGGAACAGAGAAAGACCGAGATCATCGATGCAGCTGAAAGTCTCTTTTTTTCCCGGAGTTACGAAGATGTCTCCATGGATGAAATCGCCCGCGAGGTTGAACTGAATAAGGCTACCATTTATCTATATTTTAAAAATAAGGAGACACTTTTCGCAACCATTGTACTTCGTGGTATCCAGATCCTTAAAGAAAAATACACAGAATGCATGGAGAAACAAGTGCCTGGTATTGTCAAGGTAGCTCTGATGGGACAGGCTTATTACCAGTTTTCACAGGAATACCCCGATTATCTTCGCATGATCCATTTTTATGGTTCTGAGCATTTTTCCAAAGAGAACCCGTGTACCGCAGAGATCGGTAAGGGGTATGGTACCTGCCGTATGATCCTGCGGGATGCGATCCAGGAGGGTATTGATGACGGTACGATCCGAGTGGATCTCGATCCATTCCTCACCTCAATGTACCTTATGATCTCCTTCATGGGCATCCTGTCAATGGAAAATAAATGGAAACTGGTGATTGAGGCGGAGGGGTTCAGCTACGAGCAGTATACCCGTGAGTTTTTCCGTTTCATAACTACTGCTATTTCTTCCGGTGAGAAATCTCACAGCATGGATCTCAAAGATTTCACATCATTTGGATTCTTTTTAACCGAGCCTGTGGCACCTGAGAAGAAAAAGAGAAAATGA
- a CDS encoding winged helix-turn-helix domain-containing protein: MKKALIEVLFASDKRRKVLLLLRKEPKEMETLFTSLEITRRELVPQMKILKAHHLVSHYKDTYELTTIGKLIVDEMVPLLDKVEVLDTDIDYWGTRKLDFIPPHLFKRILELKDCQIVNPYTQSIYAQPPELYGAYDLSQVASKRGKIFFAVTTFFYPNFAEVFAEMIHGQVKINIIVTPDVVARIQNQDRADYVEIVKNELFNLFVYPKKIDFVSFGFNEYCLLMRLLDNKGKYDYKYMLSSNQGALEWGKELFEYYLKDSVPVTEI; this comes from the coding sequence ATGAAAAAAGCATTGATTGAAGTGTTATTTGCTTCTGATAAAAGACGAAAAGTTCTTCTATTGTTGCGGAAGGAGCCGAAAGAAATGGAAACTCTCTTTACATCCCTGGAAATAACAAGGAGGGAATTAGTTCCGCAGATGAAGATCTTGAAAGCACATCATCTTGTTTCTCACTATAAAGACACTTATGAATTGACAACAATAGGGAAACTAATAGTTGACGAGATGGTTCCTTTATTAGACAAGGTTGAGGTTTTAGATACGGATATTGATTACTGGGGAACTCGTAAACTTGATTTTATTCCGCCTCATCTTTTTAAAAGAATACTGGAACTTAAGGACTGCCAGATAGTAAATCCTTATACTCAAAGTATATATGCCCAACCTCCAGAGCTATATGGAGCATATGATTTATCCCAAGTGGCTTCTAAGAGAGGAAAAATATTTTTTGCTGTTACGACATTCTTTTACCCTAACTTTGCTGAGGTATTTGCTGAGATGATTCATGGCCAGGTAAAGATAAATATAATTGTTACTCCAGATGTGGTTGCCAGAATCCAAAATCAGGACCGAGCTGATTATGTAGAAATCGTTAAAAATGAATTGTTTAATTTGTTTGTATACCCCAAAAAAATAGACTTTGTATCTTTTGGATTTAATGAATACTGCTTACTTATGCGTTTGCTAGATAATAAGGGAAAATACGATTATAAGTATATGCTAAGTTCCAACCAAGGTGCGCTTGAGTGGGGAAAAGAACTCTTCGAATACTACTTGAAAGATTCTGTGCCAGTGACGGAAATCTAA
- a CDS encoding NifB/NifX family molybdenum-iron cluster-binding protein — protein sequence MKVSVPCMGKGGSDDAVSQHFGRAPAYTVFDTETGEYSVVMKNGSEGPVDLMAGAGVNVMLCGGIGKGAAVMLQQRGIDVFIGASGTIKDAIDAWESGALSNNQNGNCDSHEHDHNHDDCSCNCSCHSQVSIS from the coding sequence ATGAAAGTAAGCGTACCATGTATGGGAAAAGGCGGAAGCGATGACGCAGTCAGCCAGCATTTTGGAAGGGCACCTGCCTACACTGTTTTTGACACAGAGACTGGGGAATATTCCGTTGTAATGAAAAATGGTAGTGAAGGTCCTGTTGACCTGATGGCTGGAGCCGGTGTGAATGTAATGCTCTGTGGAGGTATTGGAAAGGGTGCTGCAGTGATGCTCCAGCAGAGAGGGATCGATGTTTTCATCGGTGCATCTGGAACAATAAAAGATGCCATTGATGCGTGGGAGTCCGGTGCTCTCTCAAATAACCAGAATGGTAACTGCGACAGCCATGAACATGATCACAATCATGACGACTGCAGTTGTAATTGCAGCTGTCACAGTCAGGTCTCAATAAGCTGA
- a CDS encoding CatA-like O-acetyltransferase encodes MNEGVNVVNRYKIIDFETWKRKEYCQIYRSAVQPQYCVSFELDVTYFKKHVKKNKLSFTMAFIFAVTKCANEIEEFRYRFLDGEVVLYESIDTSFTYLEKETELFKVVNVPMQDTVEKFAKLAIVTAENQKEHFTGPVENDVYQFSALPWITFMHISHTDFGNKEKAQPIFDWGKYQKREDKFMMPFAVQVHHAFVDGIHIAKLADKLQRYLDEV; translated from the coding sequence TTGAACGAAGGTGTAAATGTGGTAAACAGATACAAAATAATAGATTTTGAAACGTGGAAAAGAAAAGAGTATTGTCAAATATACAGGAGCGCTGTGCAGCCTCAATATTGTGTGAGTTTTGAACTTGATGTGACTTATTTTAAAAAACACGTTAAAAAAAATAAGTTATCATTTACAATGGCTTTCATATTTGCTGTTACAAAATGCGCAAATGAGATTGAAGAATTCAGGTATCGTTTCCTTGATGGTGAAGTTGTGTTATATGAATCCATTGACACGTCATTTACATATCTGGAAAAAGAAACTGAATTATTTAAAGTAGTAAATGTTCCCATGCAGGATACGGTAGAGAAGTTTGCAAAATTGGCAATAGTAACGGCGGAAAATCAAAAAGAGCATTTTACAGGACCTGTAGAAAATGATGTATATCAATTTTCTGCGTTGCCCTGGATCACATTTATGCATATTTCACACACGGATTTTGGAAATAAAGAAAAAGCTCAACCCATATTTGATTGGGGTAAATATCAAAAAAGAGAAGATAAATTTATGATGCCGTTTGCAGTTCAGGTTCATCATGCATTTGTTGATGGTATTCATATTGCCAAACTTGCGGATAAGCTGCAGAGATACCTAGATGAAGTGTAG